The proteins below come from a single Roseiflexus sp. RS-1 genomic window:
- a CDS encoding YajQ family cyclic di-GMP-binding protein, with the protein MPAESTFDIVSDFDRQELINAVDQARREVATRYDLKDTKTEIVLSEKELTITTESEMHLTAVRDLIQTRALRRNLSIKIFKFGPIQEVSGGRVRQVALLQRGIPEDVAKKLAKLIRDHFPKVQPRIQGDVLRVGSKSRDELQAVIRLVKEHQDEFAIPLQFTNYR; encoded by the coding sequence ATGCCTGCTGAAAGCACATTCGATATCGTCTCAGATTTTGATCGTCAGGAACTGATCAATGCGGTCGATCAGGCGCGGCGCGAAGTGGCGACGCGCTATGATTTGAAAGATACGAAAACTGAGATCGTGCTAAGCGAGAAGGAATTGACGATTACGACCGAATCGGAAATGCACCTGACCGCAGTGCGCGATCTCATTCAGACGAGGGCGCTGCGGCGCAATCTTTCGATCAAGATTTTTAAGTTCGGTCCGATCCAGGAAGTCAGCGGCGGTCGTGTACGTCAGGTTGCGCTGTTACAGCGCGGTATTCCTGAAGATGTGGCGAAAAAACTGGCGAAACTCATTCGCGATCATTTTCCAAAAGTGCAACCGCGCATTCAGGGCGATGTACTGCGGGTCGGGAGCAAAAGCCGCGATGAGTTGCAGGCAGTCATTCGTCTGGTCAAAGAACATCAGGATGAGTTCGCTATTCCGCTCCAATTTACCAATTATCGCTAA
- a CDS encoding helix-turn-helix domain-containing protein has translation MSQLGERLRAARESQGISLAQAAAETRILQRYLVALEDGDYQNLPGDVYTRGFIRNYAAFLGLSADELIELYRYERGRTDPIRVVPATSNPRVHGCVAPSLIGVFFVVLAMVGVTYLVLSATNRIGENAQLATIPTATIPPAPSPLPTVPREATTAPLLPETATPAVAGVEVAPSPTPTREPEAPIVLEVRIDPGDNPGSWLEIKTDGESVFRRVLAPGRSVRFTARRSVSVRAGNAAVVTVVINDQERRLGTRPGEVVTFEWPP, from the coding sequence ATGAGCCAGCTGGGCGAGCGCCTGCGCGCGGCTCGCGAAAGTCAGGGCATCAGCCTGGCGCAGGCTGCTGCCGAAACGCGCATCCTGCAGCGGTATCTTGTTGCGCTTGAAGATGGCGATTACCAGAATCTTCCCGGTGATGTGTACACACGCGGCTTTATTCGGAACTATGCCGCGTTTCTCGGTCTCTCGGCGGACGAGTTGATCGAACTGTACCGCTATGAGCGCGGGCGTACCGATCCGATCCGGGTTGTTCCGGCGACATCCAATCCCCGCGTGCATGGATGTGTTGCTCCGAGCCTGATCGGTGTCTTCTTCGTAGTGCTGGCGATGGTCGGCGTGACATACCTGGTGTTGAGCGCGACCAACCGGATCGGCGAGAATGCGCAACTCGCGACGATCCCAACGGCAACCATCCCACCTGCGCCAAGTCCATTGCCGACCGTACCGCGCGAAGCGACGACCGCGCCATTGCTGCCGGAGACGGCGACGCCTGCCGTAGCTGGCGTTGAAGTTGCGCCGTCTCCAACGCCCACCCGTGAGCCAGAAGCGCCGATCGTGCTCGAAGTGCGGATCGATCCGGGCGATAATCCTGGATCGTGGCTTGAGATTAAAACCGATGGGGAATCGGTTTTTCGCCGGGTGCTGGCGCCAGGACGTTCGGTGCGCTTTACCGCTCGCCGGTCGGTATCGGTGCGCGCCGGAAATGCCGCGGTTGTGACGGTTGTGATCAATGATCAGGAACGCCGCCTCGGAACGAGACCCGGTGAAGTGGTAACGTTCGAGTGGCCGCCGTAA
- the rimO gene encoding 30S ribosomal protein S12 methylthiotransferase RimO gives MKFHIITLGCPKNQVDSEGMSSILAAQGHTPVAHADDADVVVVNTCSFIAAAREETLDVLREVAARKTPGQYLVAAGCMAESHSALVAAAPGVDALLSTREWMRIGDVVDTLQREPAVAASSAAREIIPLSSAPASSDDLRVPGAYADWRTAPIRRRITGPSAYLKISDGCNLRCAFCTIPSFKGDMRSKAVGAILGEAQELADAGVKEIVLVAQHLTDYGRDLGLKDGLALLLDELCAVLPKDRWVRLMYAYPHGISERLIATMARHPQICHYLDMPLQHAHPETLRRMHRPPDSDRTRRLIADLRAAMPDIALRSTFIIGFPGETSAEFRALTAFLEEVQFDRVGVFRYSREPGTPAAALPDQIPQRVIERRWHTIMRLQQGISRQRNRRWVGRVIRVLVEGQGQTDDGRLLSVGRSFRDAPEVDGQVLFWGTAATGTFVDVRVTQALDYDLWGEMVEAPADDARSENGT, from the coding sequence ATGAAGTTTCATATTATTACCCTTGGGTGTCCGAAAAATCAGGTTGATAGCGAGGGCATGAGCAGCATTCTGGCGGCACAGGGGCATACGCCGGTCGCACATGCCGACGATGCCGATGTGGTCGTCGTGAATACCTGTTCCTTCATCGCTGCGGCGCGGGAAGAGACCCTCGACGTGCTGCGTGAAGTCGCTGCCCGCAAAACGCCTGGTCAATACCTGGTCGCAGCCGGTTGTATGGCAGAAAGCCACAGCGCGCTTGTTGCGGCAGCGCCCGGGGTCGATGCGCTGCTCAGCACCCGCGAGTGGATGCGCATCGGGGACGTGGTCGACACCCTTCAGCGTGAACCGGCGGTCGCTGCATCCTCGGCAGCGCGCGAGATCATTCCTCTCTCCAGCGCTCCCGCCTCGTCCGACGATCTGCGCGTCCCTGGCGCATACGCCGACTGGCGTACCGCGCCGATCCGTCGGCGCATTACCGGTCCCTCGGCGTATCTGAAGATTTCCGATGGGTGCAATCTTCGCTGTGCGTTCTGCACCATTCCGTCGTTCAAAGGCGATATGCGCTCCAAAGCGGTAGGGGCGATCCTTGGCGAAGCGCAGGAACTGGCAGACGCCGGGGTGAAAGAGATCGTGCTGGTGGCGCAGCACCTGACCGACTACGGGCGCGATCTGGGGTTGAAGGACGGTCTGGCGCTGTTGCTCGACGAACTCTGTGCGGTGTTGCCGAAGGATAGATGGGTGCGCCTGATGTACGCCTACCCCCACGGCATCAGCGAGCGCCTGATTGCCACGATGGCGCGCCATCCGCAGATCTGCCATTACCTGGATATGCCGTTGCAGCATGCCCATCCCGAAACGCTGCGCCGGATGCACCGCCCGCCCGACAGTGATCGCACCAGACGCCTGATTGCCGACCTGCGCGCGGCGATGCCCGATATTGCGCTGCGCTCGACATTCATCATCGGCTTTCCAGGGGAGACCAGTGCCGAATTTCGGGCGTTGACGGCGTTTCTCGAAGAAGTGCAGTTCGACCGGGTAGGGGTCTTTCGCTATTCACGCGAGCCAGGCACGCCAGCAGCAGCGTTGCCGGATCAGATACCACAGCGAGTCATTGAGCGCCGCTGGCATACGATCATGCGCTTACAGCAGGGTATTTCGCGCCAGCGCAACCGTCGCTGGGTCGGGCGTGTCATTCGGGTGCTGGTGGAGGGACAGGGACAGACCGACGACGGGCGCCTGCTGAGCGTCGGACGCTCTTTCCGCGATGCTCCCGAAGTCGATGGACAGGTGTTGTTCTGGGGAACCGCCGCCACTGGCACATTCGTTGATGTGCGGGTGACGCAGGCACTCGACTATGACCTGTGGGGTGAGATGGTCGAAGCGCCTGCGGACGATGCGAGGAGTGAAAACGGGACGTAG
- a CDS encoding polyprenyl synthetase family protein: MKHSDERTAIEAAMRAAFPLADERVARFYAMQEYHLGWRDEELRPATFDPGKLLRPRLCLLSCRAVGGDPRDALPLAAAIQLIHDFSLIHDDIQDQSDTRRGRPTVWKLWGLAQGINTGDGMFTVAHLSLHRLALTSLPAATILDVLRRFDETILTICEGQFLDLSYEGNLEIDEAAYLAMIERKTAALIAASAELGALVGGADEETIQALSDFGRALGLAFQIEDDVLGIWGDPAVTGKPFAADLYRRKLSLPVIHALTTSPDRERLMNLYAQATLDDDAVRQALAILDAAGSRVYAEATAAAYHGEAFAALDRARGDAAALEELRAIATSLLGRRA, translated from the coding sequence ATGAAGCACTCAGATGAGCGAACAGCGATCGAGGCGGCGATGCGTGCGGCGTTTCCGCTGGCGGATGAACGGGTGGCGCGCTTCTATGCGATGCAGGAGTATCACCTCGGCTGGCGCGACGAAGAATTGCGTCCGGCGACGTTCGATCCAGGCAAACTGTTGCGCCCGCGCCTCTGCCTGTTGAGCTGTCGTGCTGTTGGCGGCGACCCGCGCGATGCCCTGCCGCTGGCGGCAGCGATCCAGTTAATCCACGATTTCTCGCTGATCCACGATGATATTCAGGATCAGAGCGATACGCGTCGCGGTCGCCCGACGGTGTGGAAACTGTGGGGTCTGGCGCAGGGGATCAATACCGGCGATGGCATGTTTACTGTTGCGCATCTGTCGCTCCACCGCCTGGCGCTGACCAGCCTGCCAGCGGCGACGATCCTCGATGTGCTGCGGCGGTTCGATGAGACCATCCTGACCATTTGCGAGGGTCAGTTTCTTGATCTGAGCTACGAGGGGAACCTGGAGATCGATGAAGCCGCCTACCTGGCGATGATCGAGCGCAAGACAGCGGCGCTGATCGCTGCTTCTGCCGAACTTGGCGCACTCGTCGGTGGCGCCGATGAAGAGACGATCCAGGCGCTGTCCGATTTCGGGCGTGCGCTCGGTCTGGCGTTTCAGATCGAGGATGATGTGCTGGGTATCTGGGGCGATCCCGCTGTCACCGGTAAGCCGTTCGCTGCCGATCTGTACCGTCGTAAACTCAGCCTGCCCGTCATTCACGCATTGACGACCTCTCCCGACCGTGAGCGTCTGATGAACCTCTATGCGCAGGCGACACTCGACGATGACGCTGTGCGTCAGGCGCTGGCGATCCTTGATGCTGCGGGATCGCGGGTGTATGCGGAAGCAACCGCTGCGGCGTACCACGGCGAGGCGTTTGCTGCGCTTGATCGCGCGCGCGGTGATGCGGCGGCGCTGGAAGAATTGCGCGCGATTGCAACCAGCCTGCTGGGACGGCGCGCCTGA
- a CDS encoding family 16 glycoside hydrolase, which yields MMHSFRLSALVALVALVLSGCSVSLGTPPTATPEPRPTATPRPTATPRPTATPLPTAAPTAQPQPTIMPTSPSGGTGTGSGMLIPVVIDRLETFSHPQRLFSIDVPVGWSLQENANANTLVYIWTDAAENGLIILSITESQEALTQDDLVERATSFVNIFKDEKDFSMDPPEKLRSGGVQIIWSYTAQASGGVDAPLLANTFVYRDVDKVSLLTFGIPREQFDELKSPLDAILQSYVIDPAVPLSGDSSVTRFAFDFIDDDNAWVTDSSASLQAVIEEGVYRITLSDSDLYYLTAPDVSPANDLEVSADVLINGNSRAGVAVRYSPGSRGNAKNYYACWIDGRDRYGCFVSVDDRWTTLREPISNAAIKPGRVNRVSLRAEGNRISFSVNGVQLQTFTDTRVAAGQAALYLENFDTQAGADFDNVVVTLLK from the coding sequence TCGCCCGACCGCCACGCCCCGCCCGACCGCCACACCCCGCCCGACTGCCACACCGCTCCCGACCGCAGCGCCAACTGCGCAACCGCAACCGACGATCATGCCCACGAGTCCGTCAGGTGGAACGGGGACAGGCTCAGGAATGCTGATCCCGGTTGTTATTGATCGCCTGGAAACATTCAGCCATCCGCAGCGATTGTTCAGCATCGACGTGCCGGTCGGCTGGAGTTTGCAGGAAAACGCGAATGCGAACACGCTGGTCTATATCTGGACCGATGCTGCTGAAAACGGGCTGATCATCCTGAGCATCACCGAGTCGCAGGAAGCGTTGACGCAGGACGATCTGGTGGAGCGTGCGACTTCATTCGTCAACATCTTCAAGGACGAGAAGGATTTCTCGATGGACCCGCCGGAAAAACTGCGCAGCGGCGGCGTGCAGATCATCTGGAGTTACACTGCGCAGGCGAGCGGCGGGGTCGATGCGCCATTGCTGGCGAATACATTCGTCTACCGGGATGTCGATAAAGTGTCGCTCCTGACGTTCGGCATTCCGAGAGAACAGTTCGACGAACTCAAATCCCCGCTCGATGCCATCCTGCAATCGTATGTGATCGATCCCGCCGTTCCTCTCTCGGGTGATTCGTCCGTCACGCGCTTTGCGTTCGATTTTATCGACGATGACAACGCCTGGGTGACCGACTCCTCGGCGAGTCTCCAGGCAGTGATCGAAGAGGGGGTCTATCGCATTACGCTCAGCGATTCCGATCTGTACTACCTGACGGCGCCGGACGTCAGCCCGGCAAACGACCTGGAGGTGAGTGCGGATGTGCTGATCAACGGCAATTCGCGCGCTGGCGTCGCGGTGCGTTACAGCCCAGGCAGTCGAGGCAATGCTAAGAACTACTACGCCTGCTGGATCGATGGGCGTGACCGGTACGGCTGTTTCGTCTCGGTCGATGACCGCTGGACGACGCTGCGCGAGCCGATCAGCAATGCCGCCATCAAGCCGGGAAGGGTCAACCGGGTATCGCTGAGAGCAGAGGGGAACAGGATTAGCTTCAGTGTGAATGGCGTTCAATTGCAGACCTTTACCGATACCCGCGTCGCTGCCGGACAGGCGGCGCTCTATCTGGAAAACTTTGACACCCAGGCAGGCGCGGATTTTGACAACGTGGTTGTCACGCTGTTGAAATAA
- a CDS encoding BlaI/MecI/CopY family transcriptional regulator codes for MPLNMRFRFSPTKDGLVKVLGPLETDIMQIIWQDERSTVKKVHRKLSQQREIAYTTVMTTMSRLAEKGVLRRHREGLAYVYTPAISESDFVTMVVQQVLDGLLDDYSTTAVDYMIDYLARRNPNELRRIQKTIQARIAA; via the coding sequence ATGCCGCTGAACATGCGTTTTCGCTTCAGCCCCACCAAGGATGGACTGGTCAAAGTGCTCGGACCGCTCGAGACGGACATTATGCAGATCATCTGGCAGGACGAGCGCAGCACGGTCAAGAAAGTCCATCGCAAACTATCGCAGCAGCGTGAGATCGCCTATACCACGGTGATGACGACTATGAGCCGCCTCGCCGAAAAGGGTGTGTTGCGCCGCCACCGCGAAGGACTGGCATATGTGTACACACCAGCGATCAGCGAGTCCGATTTCGTCACCATGGTGGTGCAGCAGGTGCTCGACGGCTTGCTGGATGACTACAGCACAACGGCGGTCGATTATATGATCGACTACCTTGCGCGCCGGAACCCGAACGAACTGCGACGCATCCAGAAGACCATCCAGGCACGCATCGCCGCTTGA